In Lutra lutra chromosome 6, mLutLut1.2, whole genome shotgun sequence, the following are encoded in one genomic region:
- the BAG6 gene encoding large proline-rich protein BAG6 isoform X12: MEPSDSTSTTTSMEEPDSLEVLVKTLDSQTRTFIVGAQMNVKEFKEHIAASVSIPSEKQRLIYQGRVLQDDKKLQEYNVGGKVIHLVERAPPQTQLPSGASSGIGSASATHGGGPPPGTRGPGASVHDRNANSYVMVGTFNLPSDGSAVDVHINMEQAPIQSEPRVRLVMAQHMIRDIQTLLSRMECRGGPQAQHSQPPPQTPTVVPEPGALSSQTSEPVESEVPPREPMEAEEVEERAPAQSPELTPSGPAPVGPTPAPETNAPNHPSPAEYVEVLQELQRLESRLQPFLQRYYEVLGAAATTDYNNNQEGREEDQRLINLVGESLRLLGNTFVALSDLRCNLACAPPRHLHVVRPMSHYTTPMVLQQAAIPIQINVGTTVTMTGNGTRPPPAANAEAAPPGPGQASSLAPTSTTVESSTEGVPPPGPAPPPTTSHPRVIRISHQSVEPVVMMHMNIQGPLSLSPCPDSGTQPGGVPSAPTGPLGPPGHGQTLGSTLIQLPSLPPEFMHAVAHQITHQAMVAAVASAAAGQQVPGFPTAPTRVVIARPTPPQARPSHPGGPPVSGTLQGAGLGTNASLAQMVSGLVGQLLMQPVLVAQGTPGMAPPPAPATASASAGTTNTATTAGPAPGGPAQPPPPQPSTADLQFSQLLGNLLGPAGPGAGGSGMASPTITVAMPGVPAFLQGMTDFLQATQTAPPPPPPPPPPPPAPEQQTMPPPGSPSGGAGSPGGLGLESLSPEFFTSVVQGVLNSLLGSLGARAGSSESIAAFIQRLSGSSNIFEPGADGALGFFGALLSLLCQNFSMVDVVMLLHGHFQPLQRLQPQLRSFFHQHYLGGQEPTPGNIRTATHTLITGLEEYVRESFSLVQVQPGVDIIRTNLEFLQEQFNSIAAHVLHCTDSGFGARLLELCNQGLFECLALNLHCLGGQQMELAAVINGRIRRMSRGVNPSLVSWLTTMMGLRLQVVLEHMPVGPDAILRYVRRVGDPPQPLPEEPMEVQGSERTSPEPQRENASPAPGTTAEEAMSRGPPPAPEGGGSRDEQDGASAETEPWAAAVPPEWVPIIQQDIQSQRKVKPQPPLSDAYLSGMPAKRRKLRADIQKRLQEDPNYSPQRFPNAHRAFADDP, encoded by the exons ATGGAGCCCAGTGATAGTACCAGTACCACTACCAGTATGGAGGAACCTGACAGCCTGGAGGTGCTGGTGAAGACCTTGGACTCTCAGACTCGGACCTTTATTGTGGGGGCCCAG ATGAATGTAAAGGAGTTTAAAGAGCACATTGCTGCCTCTGTCAGCATTCCCTCTGAGAAACAACGGCTCATTTATCAGGGACGAGTTCTGCAGGATGATAAGAAGCTCCAGGAATACA atgTTGGGGGAAAGGTTATTCACCTCGTGGAACGGGCTCCTCCTCAGACTCAGCTCCCTTCTGGGGCATCTTCTGGGATAGGTTCTGCCTCAGCCACCCATGGTGGAGGACCCCCACCTGGTACACGGGGGCCTGGGGCCTCTGTTCATGACCGGAATGCCAACAGCTATGTCATGGTTGGAACCTTCAACCTTCCT AGTGACGGCTCTGCTGTGGATGTTCACATCAACATGGAACAGGCCCCGATTCAG AGTGAGCCCCGAGTACGGCTGGTGATGGCTCAGCACATGATCAGGGATATACAGACCTTACTATCCCGGATGGAG TGTCGAGGGGGACCCCAAGCACAGCACAGTCAGCCACCCCCACAGACGCCGACTGTGGTCCCGGAGCCTGGAGCCTTGAGCTCTCAAACATCAGAACCAGTTGAAAGTGAAGTGCCTCCTCGGGAGCCCATGGAGGCGGAAGAAGTGGAGGAGCgtgccccagcccagagcccagaactCACCCCTTCTGGCCCAGCCCCTGTGGGCCCAACGCCTGCCCCAGAGACAAATGCACCCAA CCATCCTTCCCCGGCGGAGTATGTTGAAGTGCTCCAGGAGCTCCAGCGGCTGGAGAGCCGCCTTCAGCCCTTCCTGCAGCGCTACTACGAGGTTCTGGGTGCCGCTGCCACCACGGACTACAACAACAAC CAAGAGGGGCGCGAAGAGGATCAGCGCTTGATTAACTTGGTAGGGGAGAGCCTGCGGCTGCTGGGCAACACCTTTGTGGCGCTGTCGGACCTGCGCTGCAATCTGGCCTGTGCGCCCCCGCGACACCTGCACGTGGTCCGGCCCATGTCGCACTACACCACTCCCATGGTGCTCCAGCAGGCAGCCATCCCCATTCAG ATCAACGTGGGAACCACTGTGACCATGACGGGGAATGGGACTCGCCCCCCCCCGGCTGCCAATGCGGAGGCAGCTCCCCCTGGTCCTGGGCAGGCCTCATCCCTGGCTCCCACTTCTACCACTGTTGAGTCCTCCACCGAGGGGGTTCCCCCGCCAGGGCCAGCTCCCCCACCGACCACCAGCCACCCGAGGGTCATCCGGATTTCCCACCAGAGCGTGGAACCCGTGGTTATGATGCACATGAACATCCAAG GgccactctctctgtctccctgcccagATTCTGGCACACAGCCCGGTGGAGTTCCGAGTGCTCCCACTGGCCCCCTAGGACCCCCTGGTCATGGCCAGACCCTGG GCTCCACCCTCATCcagctgccctccctgccccctgagTTCATGCACGCCGTCGCCCACCAGATCACTCATCAGGCCATGGTGGCAGCTGTTGCCTCCGCGGCCGCAG GACAGCAGGTGCCAGGCTTTCCGACAGCTCCGACCCGGGTGGTGATCGCCCGGCCCACCCCTCCACAGGCTCGGCCTTCCCATCCTGGGGGGCCCCCTGTCTCGGGTACTCTA CAGGGGGCCGGGCTGGGTACAAATGCCTCTTTGGCCCAGATGGTGAGCGGACTTGTGGGGCAGCTTCTGATGCAGCCTGTTCTCGTGG CTCAGGGGACTCCAGGAATGGCTCCGCCTCCGGCCCCCGCCACTGCTTCAGCTAGTGCAGGCACCACCAACACCGCTACCACAGCCGGCCCTGCTCCTGGGGGGCCCGCCCAGCCTCCACCCCCTCAGCCCTCCACGGCCGACCTGCAGTTCTCTCAGCTCCTGGGGAACCTGCTGGGGCCGGCGGGGCCTGGGGCCGGAGGGTCTGGCATGGCTTCTCCCACCATCACCGTGGCGATGCCCGGCGTCCCCGCCTTTCTGCAGGGCATGACTGACTTTCTGCAG GCAACACAGACGGCgcctccaccccctccaccacccccgcccccacccccggcccctgaGCAGCAGACCATGCCCCCACCAGGGTCCCCTTCTGGTGGCGCAGGGAGTCCTGGAGGCCTGGGTCTTGAGAGCCTTTCACCGGAGTTTTTTACCTCCGTGGTGCAGGGTGTTCTGAActccctgctgggctccctgggggCCCGGGCTGGCAGCAGTGAGAGTATTGCCGCTTTCATACAGCGCCTCAGTGGATCCAGCAACATCTTCGAGCCTGGGGCTGATGGGGCCCTCG GATTCTTTGGGGCCCTACTCTCTCTTCTGTGCCAGAACTTTTCCATGGTGGACGTGGTGATGCTTCTTCATGGCCATTTCCAGCCACTGCAGcggctccagccccagctgcGATCCTTTTTCCACCAGCACTACTTGGGTGGCCAAGAGCCCACGCCTGGTAACATACGG ACGGCAACCCACACGTTGATCACGGGGCTGGAAGAATATGTGCGGGAGAGTTTT TCTCTGGTGCAGGTTCAGCCTGGCGTGGACATCATCCGGACAAACCTGGAGTTTCTCCAAGAGCAGTTCAACAGCATTGCCGCTCACGTGCTGCACTGCACAG ACAGTGGATTTGGGGCCCGTTTGCTGGAGCTGTGTAACCAGGGCCTGTTTGAATGCCTGGCCCTCAACCTGCACTGCTTGGGGGGACAGCAGATGGAACTGGCTGCAGTCATCAATGGCCGAATT CGTCGCATGTCTCGTGGGGTGAACCCATCCTTGGTGAGCTGGCTGACCACTATGATGGGACTGAGGCTTCAGGTGGTTCTGGAGCACATGCCCGTGGGCCCTGATGCCATCCTCAGATACGTTCGCAGGGTCGGTGATCCCCCCCAG CCCCTTCCTGAGGAGCCAATGGAAGTTCAGGGATCAGAAAGAACTTCCCCTGAGCCTCAG CGGGAGAATGCTTCCCCGGCCCCGGGCACTACGGCAGAAGAGGCCATGTCCCGAGGGCCACCTCCTGCTCCTGAGGGTGGCGGCTCCCGTGACGAGCAGGATGGAGCTTCAGCTGAGACAGAGCCTTGGGCAGCTGCAGTCCCCCCA gagTGGGTTCCGATTATCCAGCAGGACATTCAGAGCCAGCGGAAGGTGAAGCCGCAGCCCCCCCTGAGCGATGCCTACCTCAGTGGTATGCCTGCCAAGAGACGTAAG ctccgGGCTGATATACAAAAGCGACTGCAGGAAGACCCCAACTACAGTCCCCAGCGCTTCCCTAATGCCCACCGGGCCTTTGCTGATGATCCCTAG
- the BAG6 gene encoding large proline-rich protein BAG6 isoform X5: protein MEPSDSTSTTTSMEEPDSLEVLVKTLDSQTRTFIVGAQMNVKEFKEHIAASVSIPSEKQRLIYQGRVLQDDKKLQEYNVGGKVIHLVERAPPQTQLPSGASSGIGSASATHGGGPPPGTRGPGASVHDRNANSYVMVGTFNLPSEPRVRLVMAQHMIRDIQTLLSRMECRGGPQAQHSQPPPQTPTVVPEPGALSSQTSEPVESEVPPREPMEAEEVEERAPAQSPELTPSGPAPVGPTPAPETNAPNHPSPAEYVEVLQELQRLESRLQPFLQRYYEVLGAAATTDYNNNQEGREEDQRLINLVGESLRLLGNTFVALSDLRCNLACAPPRHLHVVRPMSHYTTPMVLQQAAIPIQINVGTTVTMTGNGTRPPPAANAEAAPPGPGQASSLAPTSTTVESSTEGVPPPGPAPPPTTSHPRVIRISHQSVEPVVMMHMNIQGPLSLSPCPDSGTQPGGVPSAPTGPLGPPGHGQTLGSTLIQLPSLPPEFMHAVAHQITHQAMVAAVASAAAGQQVPGFPTAPTRVVIARPTPPQARPSHPGGPPVSGTLQGAGLGTNASLAQMVSGLVGQLLMQPVLVAQGTPGMAPPPAPATASASAGTTNTATTAGPAPGGPAQPPPPQPSTADLQFSQLLGNLLGPAGPGAGGSGMASPTITVAMPGVPAFLQGMTDFLQATQTAPPPPPPPPPPPPAPEQQTMPPPGSPSGGAGSPGGLGLESLSPEFFTSVVQGVLNSLLGSLGARAGSSESIAAFIQRLSGSSNIFEPGADGALGFFGALLSLLCQNFSMVDVVMLLHGHFQPLQRLQPQLRSFFHQHYLGGQEPTPGNIRTATHTLITGLEEYVRESFSLVQVQPGVDIIRTNLEFLQEQFNSIAAHVLHCTDSGFGARLLELCNQGLFECLALNLHCLGGQQMELAAVINGRIRRMSRGVNPSLVSWLTTMMGLRLQVVLEHMPVGPDAILRYVRRVGDPPQPLPEEPMEVQGSERTSPEPQRENASPAPGTTAEEAMSRGPPPAPEGGGSRDEQDGASAETEPWAAAVPPEWVPIIQQDIQSQRKVKPQPPLSDAYLSGMPAKRRKTMQGEGPQLLLSEAVSRAAKAAGARPLTSPESLSRDLEAPEVQESYRQQLRADIQKRLQEDPNYSPQRFPNAHRAFADDP from the exons ATGGAGCCCAGTGATAGTACCAGTACCACTACCAGTATGGAGGAACCTGACAGCCTGGAGGTGCTGGTGAAGACCTTGGACTCTCAGACTCGGACCTTTATTGTGGGGGCCCAG ATGAATGTAAAGGAGTTTAAAGAGCACATTGCTGCCTCTGTCAGCATTCCCTCTGAGAAACAACGGCTCATTTATCAGGGACGAGTTCTGCAGGATGATAAGAAGCTCCAGGAATACA atgTTGGGGGAAAGGTTATTCACCTCGTGGAACGGGCTCCTCCTCAGACTCAGCTCCCTTCTGGGGCATCTTCTGGGATAGGTTCTGCCTCAGCCACCCATGGTGGAGGACCCCCACCTGGTACACGGGGGCCTGGGGCCTCTGTTCATGACCGGAATGCCAACAGCTATGTCATGGTTGGAACCTTCAACCTTCCT AGTGAGCCCCGAGTACGGCTGGTGATGGCTCAGCACATGATCAGGGATATACAGACCTTACTATCCCGGATGGAG TGTCGAGGGGGACCCCAAGCACAGCACAGTCAGCCACCCCCACAGACGCCGACTGTGGTCCCGGAGCCTGGAGCCTTGAGCTCTCAAACATCAGAACCAGTTGAAAGTGAAGTGCCTCCTCGGGAGCCCATGGAGGCGGAAGAAGTGGAGGAGCgtgccccagcccagagcccagaactCACCCCTTCTGGCCCAGCCCCTGTGGGCCCAACGCCTGCCCCAGAGACAAATGCACCCAA CCATCCTTCCCCGGCGGAGTATGTTGAAGTGCTCCAGGAGCTCCAGCGGCTGGAGAGCCGCCTTCAGCCCTTCCTGCAGCGCTACTACGAGGTTCTGGGTGCCGCTGCCACCACGGACTACAACAACAAC CAAGAGGGGCGCGAAGAGGATCAGCGCTTGATTAACTTGGTAGGGGAGAGCCTGCGGCTGCTGGGCAACACCTTTGTGGCGCTGTCGGACCTGCGCTGCAATCTGGCCTGTGCGCCCCCGCGACACCTGCACGTGGTCCGGCCCATGTCGCACTACACCACTCCCATGGTGCTCCAGCAGGCAGCCATCCCCATTCAG ATCAACGTGGGAACCACTGTGACCATGACGGGGAATGGGACTCGCCCCCCCCCGGCTGCCAATGCGGAGGCAGCTCCCCCTGGTCCTGGGCAGGCCTCATCCCTGGCTCCCACTTCTACCACTGTTGAGTCCTCCACCGAGGGGGTTCCCCCGCCAGGGCCAGCTCCCCCACCGACCACCAGCCACCCGAGGGTCATCCGGATTTCCCACCAGAGCGTGGAACCCGTGGTTATGATGCACATGAACATCCAAG GgccactctctctgtctccctgcccagATTCTGGCACACAGCCCGGTGGAGTTCCGAGTGCTCCCACTGGCCCCCTAGGACCCCCTGGTCATGGCCAGACCCTGG GCTCCACCCTCATCcagctgccctccctgccccctgagTTCATGCACGCCGTCGCCCACCAGATCACTCATCAGGCCATGGTGGCAGCTGTTGCCTCCGCGGCCGCAG GACAGCAGGTGCCAGGCTTTCCGACAGCTCCGACCCGGGTGGTGATCGCCCGGCCCACCCCTCCACAGGCTCGGCCTTCCCATCCTGGGGGGCCCCCTGTCTCGGGTACTCTA CAGGGGGCCGGGCTGGGTACAAATGCCTCTTTGGCCCAGATGGTGAGCGGACTTGTGGGGCAGCTTCTGATGCAGCCTGTTCTCGTGG CTCAGGGGACTCCAGGAATGGCTCCGCCTCCGGCCCCCGCCACTGCTTCAGCTAGTGCAGGCACCACCAACACCGCTACCACAGCCGGCCCTGCTCCTGGGGGGCCCGCCCAGCCTCCACCCCCTCAGCCCTCCACGGCCGACCTGCAGTTCTCTCAGCTCCTGGGGAACCTGCTGGGGCCGGCGGGGCCTGGGGCCGGAGGGTCTGGCATGGCTTCTCCCACCATCACCGTGGCGATGCCCGGCGTCCCCGCCTTTCTGCAGGGCATGACTGACTTTCTGCAG GCAACACAGACGGCgcctccaccccctccaccacccccgcccccacccccggcccctgaGCAGCAGACCATGCCCCCACCAGGGTCCCCTTCTGGTGGCGCAGGGAGTCCTGGAGGCCTGGGTCTTGAGAGCCTTTCACCGGAGTTTTTTACCTCCGTGGTGCAGGGTGTTCTGAActccctgctgggctccctgggggCCCGGGCTGGCAGCAGTGAGAGTATTGCCGCTTTCATACAGCGCCTCAGTGGATCCAGCAACATCTTCGAGCCTGGGGCTGATGGGGCCCTCG GATTCTTTGGGGCCCTACTCTCTCTTCTGTGCCAGAACTTTTCCATGGTGGACGTGGTGATGCTTCTTCATGGCCATTTCCAGCCACTGCAGcggctccagccccagctgcGATCCTTTTTCCACCAGCACTACTTGGGTGGCCAAGAGCCCACGCCTGGTAACATACGG ACGGCAACCCACACGTTGATCACGGGGCTGGAAGAATATGTGCGGGAGAGTTTT TCTCTGGTGCAGGTTCAGCCTGGCGTGGACATCATCCGGACAAACCTGGAGTTTCTCCAAGAGCAGTTCAACAGCATTGCCGCTCACGTGCTGCACTGCACAG ACAGTGGATTTGGGGCCCGTTTGCTGGAGCTGTGTAACCAGGGCCTGTTTGAATGCCTGGCCCTCAACCTGCACTGCTTGGGGGGACAGCAGATGGAACTGGCTGCAGTCATCAATGGCCGAATT CGTCGCATGTCTCGTGGGGTGAACCCATCCTTGGTGAGCTGGCTGACCACTATGATGGGACTGAGGCTTCAGGTGGTTCTGGAGCACATGCCCGTGGGCCCTGATGCCATCCTCAGATACGTTCGCAGGGTCGGTGATCCCCCCCAG CCCCTTCCTGAGGAGCCAATGGAAGTTCAGGGATCAGAAAGAACTTCCCCTGAGCCTCAG CGGGAGAATGCTTCCCCGGCCCCGGGCACTACGGCAGAAGAGGCCATGTCCCGAGGGCCACCTCCTGCTCCTGAGGGTGGCGGCTCCCGTGACGAGCAGGATGGAGCTTCAGCTGAGACAGAGCCTTGGGCAGCTGCAGTCCCCCCA gagTGGGTTCCGATTATCCAGCAGGACATTCAGAGCCAGCGGAAGGTGAAGCCGCAGCCCCCCCTGAGCGATGCCTACCTCAGTGGTATGCCTGCCAAGAGACGTAAG ACGATGCAGGGTGAGGGCCCCCAGCTGCTTCTCTCAGAGGCCGTGAGCCGGGCAGCTAAGGCAGCCGGAGCTCGGCCCCTGACGAGCCCTGAGAGCCTGAGCCGGGACCTGGAGGCACCAGAGGTTCAGGAGAGCTACAGGCAGCAG ctccgGGCTGATATACAAAAGCGACTGCAGGAAGACCCCAACTACAGTCCCCAGCGCTTCCCTAATGCCCACCGGGCCTTTGCTGATGATCCCTAG
- the BAG6 gene encoding large proline-rich protein BAG6 isoform X21, whose amino-acid sequence MGAGGAVAMEPSDSTSTTTSMEEPDSLEVLVKTLDSQTRTFIVGAQMNVKEFKEHIAASVSIPSEKQRLIYQGRVLQDDKKLQEYNVGGKVIHLVERAPPQTQLPSGASSGIGSASATHGGGPPPGTRGPGASVHDRNANSYVMVGTFNLPSDGSAVDVHINMEQAPIQSEPRVRLVMAQHMIRDIQTLLSRMECRGGPQAQHSQPPPQTPTVVPEPGALSSQTSEPVESEVPPREPMEAEEVEERAPAQSPELTPSGPAPVGPTPAPETNAPNHPSPAEYVEVLQELQRLESRLQPFLQRYYEVLGAAATTDYNNNQEGREEDQRLINLVGESLRLLGNTFVALSDLRCNLACAPPRHLHVVRPMSHYTTPMVLQQAAIPIQINVGTTVTMTGNGTRPPPAANAEAAPPGPGQASSLAPTSTTVESSTEGVPPPGPAPPPTTSHPRVIRISHQSVEPVVMMHMNIQGPLSLSPCPDSGTQPGGVPSAPTGPLGPPGHGQTLGSTLIQLPSLPPEFMHAVAHQITHQAMVAAVASAAAGQQVPGFPTAPTRVVIARPTPPQARPSHPGGPPVSGTLQGAGLGTNASLAQMVSGLVGQLLMQPVLVAQGTPGMAPPPAPATASASAGTTNTATTAGPAPGGPAQPPPPQPSTADLQFSQLLGNLLGPAGPGAGGSGMASPTITVAMPGVPAFLQGMTDFLQATQTAPPPPPPPPPPPPAPEQQTMPPPGSPSGGAGSPGGLGLESLSPEFFTSVVQGVLNSLLGSLGARAGSSESIAAFIQRLSGSSNIFEPGADGALGFFGALLSLLCQNFSMVDVVMLLHGHFQPLQRLQPQLRSFFHQHYLGGQEPTPGNIRTATHTLITGLEEYVRESFSLVQVQPGVDIIRTNLEFLQEQFNSIAAHVLHCTDSGFGARLLELCNQGLFECLALNLHCLGGQQMELAAVINGRIRRMSRGVNPSLVSWLTTMMGLRLQVVLEHMPVGPDAILRYVRRVGDPPQPLPEEPMEVQGSERTSPEPQRENASPAPGTTAEEAMSRGPPPAPEGGGSRDEQDGASAETEPWAAAVPPEWVPIIQQDIQSQRKVKPQPPLSDAYLSGMPAKRRKTMQGEGPQLLLSEAVSRAAKAAGARPLTSPESLSRDLEAPEVQESYRQQLRADIQKRLQEDPNYSPQRFPNAHRAFADDP is encoded by the exons ATGGGGgcgggt GGAGCTGTCGCCATGGAGCCCAGTGATAGTACCAGTACCACTACCAGTATGGAGGAACCTGACAGCCTGGAGGTGCTGGTGAAGACCTTGGACTCTCAGACTCGGACCTTTATTGTGGGGGCCCAG ATGAATGTAAAGGAGTTTAAAGAGCACATTGCTGCCTCTGTCAGCATTCCCTCTGAGAAACAACGGCTCATTTATCAGGGACGAGTTCTGCAGGATGATAAGAAGCTCCAGGAATACA atgTTGGGGGAAAGGTTATTCACCTCGTGGAACGGGCTCCTCCTCAGACTCAGCTCCCTTCTGGGGCATCTTCTGGGATAGGTTCTGCCTCAGCCACCCATGGTGGAGGACCCCCACCTGGTACACGGGGGCCTGGGGCCTCTGTTCATGACCGGAATGCCAACAGCTATGTCATGGTTGGAACCTTCAACCTTCCT AGTGACGGCTCTGCTGTGGATGTTCACATCAACATGGAACAGGCCCCGATTCAG AGTGAGCCCCGAGTACGGCTGGTGATGGCTCAGCACATGATCAGGGATATACAGACCTTACTATCCCGGATGGAG TGTCGAGGGGGACCCCAAGCACAGCACAGTCAGCCACCCCCACAGACGCCGACTGTGGTCCCGGAGCCTGGAGCCTTGAGCTCTCAAACATCAGAACCAGTTGAAAGTGAAGTGCCTCCTCGGGAGCCCATGGAGGCGGAAGAAGTGGAGGAGCgtgccccagcccagagcccagaactCACCCCTTCTGGCCCAGCCCCTGTGGGCCCAACGCCTGCCCCAGAGACAAATGCACCCAA CCATCCTTCCCCGGCGGAGTATGTTGAAGTGCTCCAGGAGCTCCAGCGGCTGGAGAGCCGCCTTCAGCCCTTCCTGCAGCGCTACTACGAGGTTCTGGGTGCCGCTGCCACCACGGACTACAACAACAAC CAAGAGGGGCGCGAAGAGGATCAGCGCTTGATTAACTTGGTAGGGGAGAGCCTGCGGCTGCTGGGCAACACCTTTGTGGCGCTGTCGGACCTGCGCTGCAATCTGGCCTGTGCGCCCCCGCGACACCTGCACGTGGTCCGGCCCATGTCGCACTACACCACTCCCATGGTGCTCCAGCAGGCAGCCATCCCCATTCAG ATCAACGTGGGAACCACTGTGACCATGACGGGGAATGGGACTCGCCCCCCCCCGGCTGCCAATGCGGAGGCAGCTCCCCCTGGTCCTGGGCAGGCCTCATCCCTGGCTCCCACTTCTACCACTGTTGAGTCCTCCACCGAGGGGGTTCCCCCGCCAGGGCCAGCTCCCCCACCGACCACCAGCCACCCGAGGGTCATCCGGATTTCCCACCAGAGCGTGGAACCCGTGGTTATGATGCACATGAACATCCAAG GgccactctctctgtctccctgcccagATTCTGGCACACAGCCCGGTGGAGTTCCGAGTGCTCCCACTGGCCCCCTAGGACCCCCTGGTCATGGCCAGACCCTGG GCTCCACCCTCATCcagctgccctccctgccccctgagTTCATGCACGCCGTCGCCCACCAGATCACTCATCAGGCCATGGTGGCAGCTGTTGCCTCCGCGGCCGCAG GACAGCAGGTGCCAGGCTTTCCGACAGCTCCGACCCGGGTGGTGATCGCCCGGCCCACCCCTCCACAGGCTCGGCCTTCCCATCCTGGGGGGCCCCCTGTCTCGGGTACTCTA CAGGGGGCCGGGCTGGGTACAAATGCCTCTTTGGCCCAGATGGTGAGCGGACTTGTGGGGCAGCTTCTGATGCAGCCTGTTCTCGTGG CTCAGGGGACTCCAGGAATGGCTCCGCCTCCGGCCCCCGCCACTGCTTCAGCTAGTGCAGGCACCACCAACACCGCTACCACAGCCGGCCCTGCTCCTGGGGGGCCCGCCCAGCCTCCACCCCCTCAGCCCTCCACGGCCGACCTGCAGTTCTCTCAGCTCCTGGGGAACCTGCTGGGGCCGGCGGGGCCTGGGGCCGGAGGGTCTGGCATGGCTTCTCCCACCATCACCGTGGCGATGCCCGGCGTCCCCGCCTTTCTGCAGGGCATGACTGACTTTCTGCAG GCAACACAGACGGCgcctccaccccctccaccacccccgcccccacccccggcccctgaGCAGCAGACCATGCCCCCACCAGGGTCCCCTTCTGGTGGCGCAGGGAGTCCTGGAGGCCTGGGTCTTGAGAGCCTTTCACCGGAGTTTTTTACCTCCGTGGTGCAGGGTGTTCTGAActccctgctgggctccctgggggCCCGGGCTGGCAGCAGTGAGAGTATTGCCGCTTTCATACAGCGCCTCAGTGGATCCAGCAACATCTTCGAGCCTGGGGCTGATGGGGCCCTCG GATTCTTTGGGGCCCTACTCTCTCTTCTGTGCCAGAACTTTTCCATGGTGGACGTGGTGATGCTTCTTCATGGCCATTTCCAGCCACTGCAGcggctccagccccagctgcGATCCTTTTTCCACCAGCACTACTTGGGTGGCCAAGAGCCCACGCCTGGTAACATACGG ACGGCAACCCACACGTTGATCACGGGGCTGGAAGAATATGTGCGGGAGAGTTTT TCTCTGGTGCAGGTTCAGCCTGGCGTGGACATCATCCGGACAAACCTGGAGTTTCTCCAAGAGCAGTTCAACAGCATTGCCGCTCACGTGCTGCACTGCACAG ACAGTGGATTTGGGGCCCGTTTGCTGGAGCTGTGTAACCAGGGCCTGTTTGAATGCCTGGCCCTCAACCTGCACTGCTTGGGGGGACAGCAGATGGAACTGGCTGCAGTCATCAATGGCCGAATT CGTCGCATGTCTCGTGGGGTGAACCCATCCTTGGTGAGCTGGCTGACCACTATGATGGGACTGAGGCTTCAGGTGGTTCTGGAGCACATGCCCGTGGGCCCTGATGCCATCCTCAGATACGTTCGCAGGGTCGGTGATCCCCCCCAG CCCCTTCCTGAGGAGCCAATGGAAGTTCAGGGATCAGAAAGAACTTCCCCTGAGCCTCAG CGGGAGAATGCTTCCCCGGCCCCGGGCACTACGGCAGAAGAGGCCATGTCCCGAGGGCCACCTCCTGCTCCTGAGGGTGGCGGCTCCCGTGACGAGCAGGATGGAGCTTCAGCTGAGACAGAGCCTTGGGCAGCTGCAGTCCCCCCA gagTGGGTTCCGATTATCCAGCAGGACATTCAGAGCCAGCGGAAGGTGAAGCCGCAGCCCCCCCTGAGCGATGCCTACCTCAGTGGTATGCCTGCCAAGAGACGTAAG ACGATGCAGGGTGAGGGCCCCCAGCTGCTTCTCTCAGAGGCCGTGAGCCGGGCAGCTAAGGCAGCCGGAGCTCGGCCCCTGACGAGCCCTGAGAGCCTGAGCCGGGACCTGGAGGCACCAGAGGTTCAGGAGAGCTACAGGCAGCAG ctccgGGCTGATATACAAAAGCGACTGCAGGAAGACCCCAACTACAGTCCCCAGCGCTTCCCTAATGCCCACCGGGCCTTTGCTGATGATCCCTAG